The Anaerohalosphaeraceae bacterium genome includes a window with the following:
- the plsY gene encoding glycerol-3-phosphate 1-O-acyltransferase PlsY, which translates to MKWLTLIAAAYLLGSIPFGLLIARLHGIDLRRVGSGNIGATNVVRALGRRWGIVCFLLDVSKGLLPMLIPPLTGLTGPSPSDRQLLGWLAVGTAAILGHIFPVYLGFKGGKGVATSLGVVLGLWPYFTLCGLAALLVWLAAAFIWRYVSLASILAAAAYPLILLAAVCLLPGWTFANLWPLFLVAVPVPALVIWRHRANIQRIRAGTESRIGQKKHQPAA; encoded by the coding sequence ATGAAATGGCTGACGCTGATTGCCGCTGCGTATCTGCTCGGTTCGATTCCCTTTGGGCTGCTGATTGCCCGGCTTCACGGAATCGACCTTCGCCGTGTCGGCTCCGGAAACATCGGAGCCACCAACGTCGTGCGCGCTCTGGGCCGCAGGTGGGGAATTGTCTGTTTCCTGCTGGATGTGTCCAAAGGGCTTTTGCCGATGCTCATTCCGCCCCTGACGGGCCTGACTGGACCGTCGCCTTCCGACCGTCAGCTGCTCGGCTGGCTGGCAGTCGGCACCGCCGCCATCCTCGGCCACATCTTCCCAGTGTATCTGGGCTTCAAGGGCGGCAAGGGTGTCGCCACCAGTCTGGGGGTGGTTCTGGGGCTTTGGCCTTATTTTACGCTCTGCGGTCTGGCGGCCCTGCTTGTCTGGCTGGCGGCTGCCTTCATTTGGCGGTATGTGTCGCTGGCGTCTATCCTCGCGGCGGCGGCGTATCCGCTGATTCTGCTGGCCGCTGTGTGCCTGCTGCCCGGCTGGACGTTTGCCAATCTTTGGCCGCTCTTTTTGGTTGCGGTCCCGGTACCCGCTCTGGTGATTTGGCGTCATCGGGCCAACATCCAGCGGATTCGTGCCGGCACGGAAAGCCGCATCGGCCAAAAGAAGCATCAGCCGGCTGCATAA
- a CDS encoding glycosyltransferase family 9 protein yields MAEEKMLIWLPSPLGDAVMATPALRAFRTGFSSAHITFLASAAVRQVLSPSPFCNDWLDLQPSFLQNIRSIRRGRFQTCILLKNSFGSALTAALAGISSRIGYARDGRTGLLTRPVRPLKDSSGRFVPIPAIDYYLNIARFLGIEASDRTMELPLDFSDEERLRRNLPAFFSHEGPKVILVPGGAFGPSKWWPPERFAQTADALKEQYGAMVILSIAPNPAEQWIAQTIRQMARSPILCTADIPLNLSDLKTLIARADLVITNDTGPRHIAVAFKRKVITLFGPNNPQWTQTGWSEEIQIIGQGPCVPCDNPICRQRQHYCMESITVEQVLEAVRRLWKEPSR; encoded by the coding sequence ATGGCCGAAGAAAAAATGCTCATCTGGCTTCCCTCTCCGTTAGGCGATGCCGTCATGGCCACCCCCGCTCTTCGCGCCTTTCGTACCGGCTTTTCCTCGGCCCACATCACCTTTCTGGCCTCTGCTGCCGTCCGGCAGGTCTTGAGTCCCTCTCCGTTCTGCAATGACTGGCTCGACCTTCAGCCGTCCTTCCTGCAAAACATTCGTTCTATCCGCCGGGGACGCTTTCAGACCTGCATCCTGCTGAAAAACTCCTTCGGCTCGGCTTTGACAGCGGCCCTTGCGGGCATTTCCAGCCGCATCGGCTACGCCCGCGACGGACGCACAGGACTTTTGACCCGCCCCGTCCGGCCGCTGAAAGACTCTTCCGGCCGTTTTGTTCCGATTCCCGCCATTGATTACTACCTGAACATCGCCCGCTTTCTCGGCATCGAGGCATCAGACCGCACCATGGAACTTCCTCTCGACTTCAGCGACGAAGAACGCCTCCGCCGGAATCTGCCCGCCTTTTTTTCTCACGAAGGCCCCAAAGTCATTTTGGTCCCCGGCGGGGCCTTCGGCCCGAGCAAATGGTGGCCGCCGGAACGATTTGCCCAAACCGCCGATGCCCTGAAGGAACAATATGGAGCGATGGTCATTTTATCCATCGCTCCCAATCCCGCTGAACAATGGATTGCACAAACCATTCGTCAGATGGCCCGCAGCCCGATTCTCTGTACCGCTGATATTCCGCTGAATCTTTCGGACCTGAAGACCCTGATTGCCCGGGCGGATTTGGTGATTACCAACGACACCGGCCCGCGTCATATCGCCGTCGCCTTCAAACGCAAAGTCATCACCCTGTTCGGGCCCAACAATCCCCAATGGACGCAAACGGGCTGGTCCGAAGAAATCCAAATCATCGGCCAGGGCCCCTGCGTCCCCTGCGACAACCCCATCTGCCGGCAAAGGCAGCACTACTGTATGGAATCCATCACCGTCGAACAGGTATTAGAGGCCGTCCGGCGGCTCTGGAAGGAACCTTCCCGATGA
- a CDS encoding peptidylprolyl isomerase codes for MRKSVFWIGAFLGVLWIVGCNEKDKVKTDPAVEELVREVAPAKEPAAEPSAAEPVMEAAVQEKKDIQPAYPKVKMTTSMGVIVLELYPDKAPVTVENFLKYVDDGFYNGTIFHRVIRRFMIQGGGFTAQMVQKPTRSPIVNECGPQLRNLRGTIAMARTSQPNSATSQFFINQVDNPFLDFDGPNKPGYAVFGRVIDGMDVVDRIATVATTRLPNGMADVPVEPVVIERVERVR; via the coding sequence ATGAGAAAGAGTGTTTTTTGGATTGGAGCATTTCTTGGAGTGCTTTGGATTGTCGGCTGCAATGAAAAGGACAAGGTAAAAACAGACCCTGCGGTAGAGGAGTTGGTGCGGGAGGTTGCCCCCGCCAAGGAGCCGGCGGCTGAGCCGTCCGCAGCGGAACCGGTTATGGAGGCGGCGGTTCAAGAGAAGAAGGACATTCAGCCGGCTTATCCCAAGGTGAAGATGACAACGTCGATGGGGGTCATTGTGCTGGAGCTGTATCCGGACAAGGCGCCGGTGACGGTAGAAAACTTTCTCAAATATGTGGATGACGGCTTTTACAACGGGACGATCTTTCATCGGGTGATTCGGCGGTTTATGATTCAGGGCGGCGGGTTTACGGCTCAGATGGTCCAGAAGCCGACCCGCAGTCCGATTGTCAATGAGTGCGGACCGCAGCTGCGGAACCTGCGGGGGACGATTGCGATGGCTCGAACCAGCCAGCCGAACAGTGCAACCAGCCAGTTTTTTATCAACCAGGTCGATAATCCGTTTCTGGATTTTGACGGGCCGAACAAGCCCGGTTATGCCGTGTTCGGCCGGGTGATTGACGGAATGGATGTGGTGGACCGGATTGCGACGGTGGCGACCACCCGCCTGCCGAACGGAATGGCGGATGTGCCGGTCGAGCCGGTGGTGATCGAGCGTGTGGAACGAGTGCGGTAG
- a CDS encoding peptidylprolyl isomerase, translated as MKQVLMKTTLGDIKLELDEEAAPITTANFLEYVQNGHYDGTIFHRVIKDFMIQGGGLTKDMRPKPTYEPIVNEASNGLKNKRGTIAMARTSEPDSATCQFFINHRDNDFLNYRGPQPDRIGYAVFGKVIEGMEVVDRIASVKTGRRQGYEDVPLEPVEIVSVRLV; from the coding sequence ATGAAGCAGGTTTTGATGAAGACGACGCTGGGGGATATAAAGCTGGAGCTGGATGAGGAGGCGGCACCGATTACAACGGCCAACTTTCTGGAGTATGTTCAGAACGGCCATTACGACGGGACGATTTTTCATCGGGTTATCAAGGATTTTATGATTCAGGGGGGCGGGCTGACGAAAGACATGCGGCCCAAGCCGACCTATGAGCCGATTGTCAATGAGGCGTCCAACGGGCTCAAGAACAAGCGCGGGACGATTGCGATGGCGCGGACGTCGGAGCCGGACAGTGCGACCTGCCAGTTTTTTATCAATCATCGGGACAATGACTTTCTGAATTACCGGGGACCGCAGCCGGACCGAATCGGCTATGCCGTTTTCGGAAAAGTAATTGAGGGGATGGAGGTGGTGGACCGGATTGCTTCGGTTAAGACCGGCCGCAGACAGGGCTATGAGGATGTGCCGCTGGAGCCGGTGGAGATTGTATCGGTGCGGCTGGTTTAA
- a CDS encoding HAD-IIIA family hydrolase has protein sequence MTQNKAVFLDRDQTLIEDPGYINHPSQVRLLPGVAQALIQLKKMGYLLVVVSNQSGVARGLVTEETLQQIHHQLKKLLADEGAYLDAIYYCPFHPEGVIPKYRCESDLRKPNPGMLLKAAQDLSIDLSRSWMIGDSFRDIEAGIRAGCKTILIESPARRLQPGPSDPVPDRKVASLREAANLIRMLEQSSKPAAAPAVQTPPQSEPTAFYTPPTQKTEKPAPAPEPQPVSEPQRVQPQSVQAAVEETPSSDNQAPEMTSEEEKEKSNPLPEQPPSEEDILPRSAHSEFRSVLQEILRLVRLQHRERMYEDFSFPQMLAMITGVLSVFCLILSIWFWFDSAKSPLPAQMTLGYAVALLLLTVVLLLIRK, from the coding sequence ATGACGCAAAATAAAGCGGTCTTTCTCGACCGAGACCAAACCTTGATTGAGGACCCCGGCTATATCAACCATCCCAGCCAGGTGCGGCTGCTTCCCGGCGTCGCTCAGGCCCTCATTCAGCTGAAAAAAATGGGGTATCTGCTGGTTGTCGTCTCCAATCAGTCCGGCGTGGCACGCGGTCTTGTCACCGAAGAAACCCTCCAGCAGATTCACCATCAGCTCAAAAAACTCCTGGCCGATGAAGGGGCCTATCTGGATGCCATTTACTACTGCCCCTTTCATCCGGAAGGAGTCATCCCGAAATACCGTTGCGAAAGCGACCTGCGCAAACCGAATCCCGGCATGCTTCTGAAGGCCGCTCAGGATTTATCGATTGACCTGTCCCGTTCGTGGATGATTGGGGACTCCTTCCGGGATATTGAAGCGGGCATCCGCGCCGGCTGCAAAACCATCTTGATTGAATCTCCCGCCCGCCGCCTCCAGCCGGGTCCCTCCGACCCTGTCCCCGACCGAAAGGTCGCCAGTCTGCGCGAGGCCGCCAATCTGATTCGAATGCTCGAACAGTCCTCCAAGCCGGCCGCTGCACCGGCTGTTCAAACACCGCCGCAGTCCGAACCGACGGCGTTTTACACTCCCCCGACTCAAAAAACGGAAAAACCGGCTCCCGCCCCTGAACCGCAGCCGGTCTCTGAACCGCAGCGTGTTCAGCCCCAGTCGGTCCAGGCCGCCGTCGAAGAAACTCCCTCTTCCGATAACCAGGCACCTGAGATGACCTCCGAGGAAGAGAAGGAAAAATCAAATCCCCTTCCCGAACAGCCGCCTTCAGAAGAGGATATTCTGCCCCGGTCCGCTCATTCGGAATTTCGTTCTGTCCTTCAGGAAATCCTTCGGCTGGTTCGGCTGCAGCATCGCGAGCGGATGTATGAGGATTTCTCCTTTCCGCAGATGCTGGCGATGATCACCGGCGTTCTGTCCGTTTTTTGCCTGATTCTGAGCATCTGGTTCTGGTTCGACTCCGCCAAGTCCCCCCTTCCGGCCCAAATGACGCTTGGCTATGCCGTCGCCCTGCTGCTGCTGACCGTTGTCCTGCTGCTGATTCGAAAATAA
- a CDS encoding DUF72 domain-containing protein, with amino-acid sequence MSRRKKGRIWVGTSGWSYEDWAGRFYPEGLSKKDWFAYYARHFSTVELNAPFYHLFEAATYEGWREKAPKGFVFAVKMWRQVTHRRRLADAAEPTERALERAALLGEHLGPILIQLPPGLHREDERLEAYLQGLAGLQEKLGRTFRFVFEFRHESWMAEPVAEMLERFGCGLCLADGLGPVFLRQAVGGFVYVRFHGRAQRYRTLYTKAMLEEWTGWLREQIDAGLDVYAYFNNDYQAYAVQNARELMEMLKG; translated from the coding sequence ATGAGCCGGAGGAAGAAAGGGCGGATTTGGGTGGGGACGTCCGGGTGGTCGTATGAGGATTGGGCGGGGCGGTTTTATCCGGAGGGGCTTTCGAAGAAAGACTGGTTTGCGTATTATGCGCGGCATTTTTCGACGGTGGAGCTGAACGCCCCGTTTTATCATTTGTTTGAGGCCGCAACATATGAGGGCTGGCGAGAGAAGGCCCCGAAGGGATTTGTGTTTGCGGTGAAGATGTGGCGGCAGGTGACCCACCGCAGGCGGCTGGCGGATGCGGCGGAGCCGACGGAGCGTGCCCTCGAGCGGGCGGCGCTGCTGGGGGAGCATCTGGGGCCGATTCTGATTCAGCTGCCGCCGGGGCTGCATCGGGAGGACGAACGGCTGGAGGCCTATCTGCAGGGGCTGGCTGGGCTGCAGGAAAAACTCGGGCGGACGTTTCGGTTTGTCTTTGAGTTTCGCCATGAAAGCTGGATGGCCGAGCCGGTGGCGGAAATGCTGGAGCGGTTTGGATGCGGGCTGTGTCTGGCGGACGGGTTGGGGCCGGTGTTTCTCAGGCAGGCCGTCGGCGGTTTTGTCTATGTCCGTTTTCACGGCAGAGCACAGCGGTATCGGACGCTTTACACAAAGGCGATGCTGGAGGAATGGACGGGTTGGCTCCGGGAGCAAATCGATGCGGGTCTTGATGTGTATGCGTATTTTAATAACGATTATCAGGCCTATGCGGTGCAGAACGCCCGCGAGCTGATGGAGATGCTGAAAGGATAA
- a CDS encoding valine--pyruvate transaminase, translated as MRFSRFGQKLACRSGIGELMKDLAAGTGRGPVYMLGGGNPAHIPEVERACHEATERILSQAGAFEKVVGEYDPPQGNPALIEALCEMLQRRLGWAVEPQNIALTSGSQTAFFMLFNLLGGTFDGGVKKRILLPMVPEYIGYTDLGIEEDLFVSYRPRIEFVGEHQFKYRVDLDSLRVDETVGAICVSRPTNPTANVLTDEEVRRLDELARRRRVPLILDNAYGLPFPNILFTEGAPFWNDNTIVCMSLSKLGLPSARIGIVIAQKEITAAVAEMNAIITLTPSGIGASIGTELIRSGQIERLSREVIRPFYERKCRHALSCLQEHLKGLPYAVHKPEGAFFLWLWLRGLPISSEQLYRRLKERGVIVVPGHYFFPGFSEEWPHRQECLRISYAADEQTVEKGLAILGEEVRRVYAAG; from the coding sequence ATGCGGTTTTCACGATTTGGACAGAAACTGGCGTGCCGGTCGGGGATTGGGGAACTGATGAAGGACCTGGCGGCGGGGACCGGACGGGGGCCGGTGTATATGCTGGGCGGCGGCAATCCGGCACATATTCCGGAGGTGGAGCGGGCCTGTCATGAGGCGACGGAGAGGATTTTGTCGCAGGCCGGAGCATTCGAAAAGGTGGTAGGGGAATACGACCCGCCGCAGGGAAATCCCGCCCTGATTGAGGCGCTCTGTGAAATGCTTCAAAGGCGGCTGGGCTGGGCGGTGGAGCCCCAGAACATTGCCCTGACCAGCGGCAGCCAGACGGCGTTTTTTATGCTGTTTAATCTTCTTGGCGGAACGTTTGACGGGGGCGTAAAGAAGCGGATTTTGCTGCCGATGGTGCCCGAGTATATCGGCTATACGGATTTGGGGATTGAGGAGGATTTGTTTGTTTCGTACAGGCCGCGCATTGAATTTGTCGGGGAGCATCAGTTTAAGTATCGGGTGGATTTGGATTCGCTGCGGGTGGATGAGACGGTGGGAGCGATTTGTGTGTCGCGGCCGACCAATCCGACGGCCAATGTGCTGACGGATGAGGAGGTGCGGCGGCTGGATGAACTGGCCCGCCGGCGCAGAGTGCCGCTGATTTTGGACAATGCCTACGGGCTGCCGTTTCCGAATATTCTGTTTACGGAGGGGGCGCCGTTCTGGAATGACAATACGATTGTGTGCATGAGCTTGTCAAAGCTGGGGCTGCCGTCGGCGCGAATCGGCATTGTGATTGCGCAAAAGGAGATTACAGCGGCGGTGGCGGAGATGAATGCGATTATTACGCTTACCCCCAGCGGCATCGGGGCCTCCATTGGGACGGAACTGATTCGCAGCGGGCAGATTGAGCGGCTCAGCCGGGAGGTGATTCGTCCGTTTTATGAGCGGAAGTGCCGGCACGCCCTGTCCTGTCTGCAGGAGCATCTGAAAGGGCTGCCGTATGCGGTGCACAAGCCGGAGGGGGCCTTCTTCCTGTGGCTGTGGCTGCGCGGGCTGCCGATTTCGTCGGAGCAGCTGTATCGGCGGCTCAAGGAGCGGGGCGTGATTGTCGTGCCGGGGCATTATTTCTTTCCGGGTTTTTCGGAGGAGTGGCCGCACCGGCAGGAGTGCCTTCGAATCAGCTATGCGGCCGATGAGCAGACCGTCGAAAAAGGGCTGGCGATTTTGGGCGAGGAGGTTCGGCGGGTTTATGCAGCCGGCTGA
- a CDS encoding lipopolysaccharide kinase InaA family protein — MNRPTLTQFAENFWADPDWHESLRQLGLTTFDAVFSYRAGQSLAKPNLSPFRSRDRILVPGRKALYLKRYNQPPLRHQIAGWLQWGRRVSCADLDRLPAEPLAHIGIQTPKIVAYGTRWGRLFEKQSFLITEEISGSSLEKRLPDCLTDLNPVHNPAPRRQFLNRLADWVAAFHGSGFCHRDLYLSHIFLTEDDRLVLIDLHRTFRPRLLRQRWRLKDLTQLYYSAPGQWISRTDRLRFYLRYVGRSKLTAADRRLIRKIKRKAWRIADRDIRRGRPVPFAQ; from the coding sequence ATGAACCGGCCGACTCTGACACAATTCGCAGAAAATTTTTGGGCTGACCCCGACTGGCATGAATCGCTTCGGCAGCTCGGCCTGACGACCTTCGACGCCGTCTTTTCCTACCGGGCGGGGCAATCTCTGGCCAAACCGAATCTGTCCCCCTTCCGCAGCCGGGACCGCATTCTCGTGCCCGGACGCAAGGCCCTTTACCTGAAGCGCTACAATCAGCCGCCGCTTCGGCATCAAATCGCCGGCTGGCTTCAATGGGGCCGACGCGTCTCCTGCGCCGACCTTGACCGTCTTCCTGCAGAGCCCCTGGCACACATCGGTATCCAGACTCCCAAAATTGTTGCCTATGGAACCCGCTGGGGCCGGCTGTTCGAGAAGCAAAGTTTCCTTATCACGGAAGAAATCTCCGGCTCGTCTTTGGAAAAACGTCTTCCGGACTGCCTGACCGATTTAAATCCTGTGCACAATCCCGCCCCGCGCCGGCAGTTTCTGAACCGGCTGGCGGACTGGGTGGCCGCCTTTCACGGCAGCGGTTTCTGTCATCGCGACCTGTACCTGTCGCATATCTTCCTGACGGAGGATGACCGGCTGGTCCTCATCGACCTGCATCGCACCTTTCGTCCTCGTCTTCTCCGGCAGCGCTGGCGTCTGAAAGACCTCACCCAGCTGTATTACTCGGCACCCGGACAATGGATTTCCCGCACCGACCGGCTTCGCTTTTATCTTCGGTATGTCGGCCGCAGCAAACTGACCGCCGCCGACCGCCGTCTCATCCGAAAAATCAAACGCAAGGCCTGGCGCATCGCCGACCGCGATATCCGTCGAGGCCGTCCTGTTCCCTTTGCCCAATAG
- the rfaE2 gene encoding D-glycero-beta-D-manno-heptose 1-phosphate adenylyltransferase produces the protein MTYSHLLKTVTHLGSPTVLLAGDFMLDSYIYGDALRISPEAPVQVLKVVDRQYCPGGAASVAADITTLEARCQCIGAVGDDAEGRRLLELLNRLKADCSGLLTVHDRPTISKQRIIGLAQHRHRQQLLRIDDECTNPYTASQYEQLFDMFQSRLNQCDVVCLQDYNKGLLVPDFCRRLIEAARKAGKRVLVDPPLQSDYSKFTGATVITPNRKETAAAVGFPIETIADAARAAALLHKQLQLEAVVITLDKEGAYLRTDELDQHIPTVPRVVYDVTGAGDMMLAVLAVTLAAGCDWVAALQIANIAAGLEVEKFGVATVSIDEIVNEIISRSKGKTGKIRDDWSVLLKELDLRRRQKETIVFTNGCFDVLHRGHIEYLNFCRQQGDVVVVGLNSDASVRALKGPDRPINNQHDRAAVLAALESVDYVVFFDDLDPLRLIQQIRPDVLVKGADWAQKGVVGREFVESYGGVVKLAPLVEGKSSTNIIQQIRGGQAGSRQEANPHDAK, from the coding sequence ATGACTTACTCACACCTGCTCAAAACCGTAACTCATCTGGGCTCACCAACGGTGCTGCTGGCCGGTGATTTTATGCTCGACAGTTATATTTACGGCGATGCTCTTCGCATCAGTCCCGAAGCCCCTGTGCAGGTTCTGAAAGTAGTGGACCGGCAGTACTGCCCGGGCGGAGCCGCCTCCGTTGCCGCCGACATCACCACGCTGGAAGCCCGCTGTCAGTGCATCGGAGCGGTGGGAGATGACGCCGAAGGACGCCGGCTGCTCGAACTGCTCAACCGCCTGAAGGCCGACTGCTCGGGTCTGCTGACCGTCCATGACCGGCCCACTATCAGCAAACAGCGCATCATCGGCCTGGCGCAGCACCGCCACCGCCAGCAGCTGCTCCGCATTGATGACGAATGCACCAATCCGTACACGGCAAGCCAGTATGAACAGCTTTTTGACATGTTCCAAAGCCGCTTGAATCAGTGCGATGTCGTCTGCCTGCAGGACTACAACAAAGGGCTCCTGGTCCCGGACTTTTGCCGCCGGCTGATTGAAGCCGCCCGAAAAGCAGGAAAAAGAGTCCTTGTTGACCCTCCGCTTCAGTCCGACTATTCCAAATTCACCGGCGCCACCGTCATCACCCCCAACCGCAAAGAAACGGCCGCCGCCGTGGGCTTTCCCATCGAAACCATTGCCGATGCCGCCCGGGCCGCCGCTTTGCTTCACAAACAGCTTCAGCTCGAAGCGGTTGTGATAACCCTCGACAAAGAAGGGGCCTACCTGCGCACCGACGAGCTGGACCAGCACATCCCCACCGTGCCGCGCGTCGTTTATGATGTCACCGGAGCCGGCGATATGATGCTGGCCGTTTTGGCGGTCACCCTCGCCGCCGGCTGCGACTGGGTTGCCGCCCTGCAGATTGCCAACATCGCCGCCGGACTGGAGGTGGAGAAATTCGGCGTGGCCACCGTCTCCATTGACGAAATCGTCAACGAAATCATCTCCCGCTCCAAAGGCAAGACCGGCAAAATCCGCGATGACTGGTCGGTTCTGCTCAAAGAGCTCGACCTGCGCCGCCGGCAGAAAGAAACCATCGTCTTCACCAACGGCTGTTTCGATGTGCTCCATCGCGGCCATATCGAGTACCTGAATTTCTGCAGGCAGCAGGGAGATGTTGTGGTAGTCGGCCTGAATTCCGACGCTTCCGTGCGAGCCCTCAAAGGGCCGGACCGTCCCATCAACAATCAGCACGACCGGGCCGCGGTTCTGGCCGCCCTTGAATCGGTCGATTATGTCGTTTTCTTCGATGACCTCGACCCCCTGCGCCTCATTCAGCAAATCCGGCCTGATGTCCTGGTCAAGGGCGCCGACTGGGCCCAAAAAGGCGTCGTCGGGCGGGAATTCGTCGAATCCTACGGAGGAGTCGTAAAACTGGCGCCTCTGGTTGAAGGCAAAAGCTCCACGAACATCATTCAGCAAATCCGCGGCGGCCAGGCCGGCAGCCGGCAGGAGGCAAACCCCCATGACGCAAAATAA
- the tsaA gene encoding tRNA (N6-threonylcarbamoyladenosine(37)-N6)-methyltransferase TrmO — protein sequence MCRWSRWRLYRCGWFKAFMESIVFKPIGVLHTPFRQREGIPRQAAGAQAYTAVLEVFEDYQEGLKDVDGFSHLVVLFHLHQIERADLTACPPWDDKPHGVFATCSPFRPNPIGVSVVRLEKREGRFLTIRGVDMLDGSPVLDIKPYVPDLYPRENVQVGWMTGKVNGMTGSRTGEK from the coding sequence ATGTGCCGCTGGAGCCGGTGGAGATTGTATCGGTGCGGCTGGTTTAAGGCCTTTATGGAATCCATCGTTTTTAAGCCGATTGGGGTTCTGCATACGCCGTTTCGGCAGCGGGAAGGGATTCCTCGCCAGGCGGCGGGGGCGCAGGCATACACGGCTGTCCTGGAGGTCTTTGAGGACTATCAGGAAGGGCTGAAGGATGTGGATGGCTTCAGCCATCTGGTGGTGCTTTTCCATCTGCATCAGATTGAGCGGGCGGATTTGACGGCCTGTCCCCCCTGGGACGATAAACCCCACGGTGTGTTTGCTACGTGTTCTCCTTTTCGGCCCAATCCGATCGGCGTATCGGTGGTGCGGCTGGAAAAGCGGGAAGGGCGATTCCTGACCATTCGCGGAGTCGATATGCTGGACGGAAGCCCCGTGCTGGATATCAAACCGTATGTGCCCGACTTGTACCCCCGAGAGAATGTGCAGGTGGGCTGGATGACCGGAAAGGTGAACGGAATGACGGGTTCGCGAACGGGAGAGAAATAA
- a CDS encoding glycosyltransferase family 4 protein, producing the protein METKPLQITILAEQADPARGGAERSVRELTEELNRQGVETTLLTAAGTPDGRHTQSLFPDSSVKRIPLSRIEAALGEYLKTHPCSLLHSTLPVRGTDVYQPRGGSWKQAVLQHAQSYPDPIRRFLKKRLHFLNRRRTRYLRAEQRLLTTDKEVVVAALSESVKTHFIRHYNLPPQRIAVIPNGIRLPEAPAPETAADFRSRLLASAGLNPSAAAAVFLFAANNFRLKGLYDFITPFADAVRKSPVPLLLVIAGRDNPRRARNLAWLAGIEKNLIFTGPLPNLTAALAAADAAVLPTWYDPSSRFILEAIAIGKPVLTTALNGASDFIQSGRHGILVEHPRCRRQITDGLLQLADAKIRAAFAQAVLEDNLREQVSITRHVRQLISLYKQILTRKNTSL; encoded by the coding sequence ATGGAAACAAAACCCCTCCAAATCACTATCCTGGCTGAACAGGCCGACCCCGCACGCGGCGGCGCCGAACGCAGCGTTCGCGAGCTGACGGAAGAACTGAACCGACAGGGCGTCGAAACCACCCTGCTGACCGCCGCCGGAACCCCCGACGGCAGACACACCCAGTCCCTTTTTCCCGACAGCAGCGTCAAACGAATCCCCCTGTCCCGCATCGAAGCCGCCCTCGGGGAGTATCTCAAAACCCATCCGTGCAGCCTGCTCCACAGTACGCTGCCCGTCCGCGGGACCGATGTGTATCAGCCGCGCGGCGGCAGCTGGAAACAGGCCGTCCTCCAGCACGCTCAAAGTTATCCGGACCCCATCCGCCGTTTTCTGAAAAAACGCCTTCATTTTCTCAATCGCCGACGCACCCGGTACCTCCGTGCCGAACAGCGTCTTTTGACAACAGACAAGGAGGTGGTCGTTGCCGCCCTGTCCGAGAGTGTCAAAACACATTTCATCCGCCATTACAATCTCCCGCCGCAGCGCATCGCCGTCATTCCCAACGGCATTCGTCTTCCGGAAGCCCCCGCTCCCGAGACCGCCGCCGATTTCCGCAGCCGACTGCTTGCCTCCGCAGGATTAAACCCTTCCGCCGCAGCCGCTGTCTTCCTTTTTGCCGCCAACAACTTCCGCCTCAAAGGGCTTTATGACTTCATCACCCCCTTTGCCGATGCCGTTCGAAAAAGCCCCGTCCCGCTTCTGCTGGTCATCGCCGGCAGGGACAACCCCCGCAGGGCCCGCAATCTCGCCTGGCTGGCCGGCATCGAAAAAAACCTGATTTTCACCGGCCCGCTGCCGAACCTCACTGCGGCGCTGGCCGCCGCCGATGCCGCCGTCCTGCCCACCTGGTATGACCCCAGCTCCCGCTTTATTCTCGAAGCCATCGCCATAGGCAAACCCGTCCTGACGACCGCCCTCAACGGCGCTTCCGACTTTATCCAATCCGGCCGTCACGGCATCCTTGTTGAACACCCCCGCTGCCGCCGGCAAATCACCGACGGTCTCCTGCAGCTGGCCGATGCAAAAATCCGTGCTGCCTTTGCCCAGGCCGTTCTTGAGGATAACCTTCGAGAACAGGTCTCCATCACCCGACATGTCCGGCAGCTGATTTCTCTTTACAAACAGATTCTCACCCGCAAAAATACGTCCCTATGA